The Dioscorea cayenensis subsp. rotundata cultivar TDr96_F1 chromosome 7, TDr96_F1_v2_PseudoChromosome.rev07_lg8_w22 25.fasta, whole genome shotgun sequence genome includes a region encoding these proteins:
- the LOC120265480 gene encoding Holliday junction resolvase MOC1, chloroplastic-like isoform X1 → MNSISSKLFHSHLHLHLLCTAKSAPLSTSKFRVSPKATKISNLQLKEKWLDSLSVSPLGGDEGVICASEPQWVLGVDPDVSGAVALLKPDGSVSSAQVFDTPNVKVLVGKRVRNRLDARSIVQLLQTFDAPHEGCQMHSGNSWDPVHVQTIAHYVLLDFGKQLQGNCKFENSRKAIAYIVCRLVFNFLIRKSTHDISLRYRGTRAYIEQSNPFPQDGKQGWWSGGYTYGLWIGVLVASGFSVVPVTSHEWKNHYELSRSSSSKDDSREVASALFPSLSHQLKRKKDHGRAEALLIAAYGRGLIEQMDQVDSNGSHVSSDLFNSLITEKKAV, encoded by the exons ATGAATTCCATCTCTTCCAAACTCTTCCACTCCcatctccacctccacctcctctGCACCGCAAAATCGGCACCTTTATCGACATCTAAGTTTAGGGTTTCGCCTAAGGCTACAAAGATTTCCAATTTGCAGCTCAAGGAGAAGTGGTTGGATTCCCTCTCCGTGAGCCCACTGGGAGGAGACGAGGGAGTGATTTGTGCTTCGGAGCCTCAATGGGTTCTTGGAGTGGATCCCGATGTCTCTGGCGCCGTTGCACTCTTGAAACCCGATGGTTCTGTCTCTTCGGCTCAG GTCTTTGATACCCCAAATGTAAAAGTACTGGTTGGGAAAAGAGTTCGAAATCGTTTGGATGCGAGGTCTATTGTTCAGTTGCTTCAGACCTTTGATGCACCACATG AAGGGTGCCAGATGCACAGTGGAAATTCCTGGGATCCTGTCCATGTGCAGACTATTGCGCATTATGTTTTGTTAGACTTTGGAAAACAGTTGCAAGGAAATTGTAAATTTGAAAACAGTCGCAAAGCAATTGCTTACATTGTATGCCGTTTGGTCTTTAACTTTTTGATAAGAAAAAGTACCCATGACATTTCACTTCGTTATCGTG GGACAAGAGCATATATCGAACAGTCAAATCCCTTCCCGCAAGATGGAAAACAG GGATGGTGGAGTGGAGGATATACATACGGATTGTGGATTGGTGTTCTAGTTGCATCAGGATTTTCAGTTGTGCCAGTGACATCACATGAATGGAAAAATCATTATGAACTCTCTCGAAGCTCTTCTAGTAAG GATGATAGCAGGGAAGTTGCTTCTGCTCTATTCCCATCTTTGAGCCATCAATTAAAGAGGAAGAAAGATCATG GTCGAGCTGAAGCTCTTCTTATTGCGGCATATGGAAGAGGCCTTATAGAACAAATGGACCAAGTTGATTCTAATGGTTCTCATGTATCTTCTGATCTGTTCAATTCACTGATCACAGAAAAGAAGGCAGTTTAA
- the LOC120265194 gene encoding uncharacterized mitochondrial protein AtMg00820-like has protein sequence MAEEIDSIQKNETWKLYELPEGKKEIGVKLVYKTKLKPNGEIERHNARLVAKGVSQEYGVDYEDVFAPVARIDTVRIILVLEMIEKFKSAIKKEFDMTDLGLMKYFLGLEVNQSEKGVHVSQKKYAKDLLK, from the exons ATGGCAGAGGAAATTGACTCAATTCAGAAGAATGAAACTTGGAAATTGTATGAATTACCAGAAGGAAAGAAGGAAATAGGTGTCAAGTTggtatataaaacaaaattgaagccaAATGGAGAAATTGAGAGGCATAATGCAAGACTTGTAGCTAAAGGGGTTTCTCAAGAGTATGGAGTTGATTACGAGGATGTGTTTGCTCCAGTGGCTAGAATAGACACAGTCAGGATTATTTTGGTACTAG AAATGATTGAGAAGTTCAAATCAGCTATTAAGAAGGAATTTGATATGACAGACTTAGGTCTGATGAAGtattttttgggtttggaagtgAATCAAAGTGAAAAGGGTGTGCATGTGTCTCagaaaaaatatgcaaaagaCTTATTGAAGTAG
- the LOC120265480 gene encoding Holliday junction resolvase MOC1, chloroplastic-like isoform X2, with amino-acid sequence MNSISSKLFHSHLHLHLLCTAKSAPLSTSKFRVSPKATKISNLQLKEKWLDSLSVSPLGGDEGVICASEPQWVLGVDPDVSGAVALLKPDGSVSSAQVFDTPNVKVLVGKRVRNRLDARSIVQLLQTFDAPHGTRAYIEQSNPFPQDGKQGWWSGGYTYGLWIGVLVASGFSVVPVTSHEWKNHYELSRSSSSKDDSREVASALFPSLSHQLKRKKDHGRAEALLIAAYGRGLIEQMDQVDSNGSHVSSDLFNSLITEKKAV; translated from the exons ATGAATTCCATCTCTTCCAAACTCTTCCACTCCcatctccacctccacctcctctGCACCGCAAAATCGGCACCTTTATCGACATCTAAGTTTAGGGTTTCGCCTAAGGCTACAAAGATTTCCAATTTGCAGCTCAAGGAGAAGTGGTTGGATTCCCTCTCCGTGAGCCCACTGGGAGGAGACGAGGGAGTGATTTGTGCTTCGGAGCCTCAATGGGTTCTTGGAGTGGATCCCGATGTCTCTGGCGCCGTTGCACTCTTGAAACCCGATGGTTCTGTCTCTTCGGCTCAG GTCTTTGATACCCCAAATGTAAAAGTACTGGTTGGGAAAAGAGTTCGAAATCGTTTGGATGCGAGGTCTATTGTTCAGTTGCTTCAGACCTTTGATGCACCACATG GGACAAGAGCATATATCGAACAGTCAAATCCCTTCCCGCAAGATGGAAAACAG GGATGGTGGAGTGGAGGATATACATACGGATTGTGGATTGGTGTTCTAGTTGCATCAGGATTTTCAGTTGTGCCAGTGACATCACATGAATGGAAAAATCATTATGAACTCTCTCGAAGCTCTTCTAGTAAG GATGATAGCAGGGAAGTTGCTTCTGCTCTATTCCCATCTTTGAGCCATCAATTAAAGAGGAAGAAAGATCATG GTCGAGCTGAAGCTCTTCTTATTGCGGCATATGGAAGAGGCCTTATAGAACAAATGGACCAAGTTGATTCTAATGGTTCTCATGTATCTTCTGATCTGTTCAATTCACTGATCACAGAAAAGAAGGCAGTTTAA